The genomic stretch ATTAAGGCCTTTTCGTTTTCGGCCTTCTCATTCTTTATCACTTGATCGAGGACATGGAAATCCCTAATAATAATTTTACATGAATGTACTTCCGTGGAAATTGTGATTCATGATTATATCAAGTATTTTACCGAATGTAAGTTACCCTTGATTAAACAAGATTATAAATGATTACACAGACGGTGCAAGTAATAGAGGATAAAATGAGAAAAGGTTGATTGAAATGGTTTAGTTTGTAGACCTCCATAAGCACTGCTATGTAGGCGCGACAATACAATGATTGAAGGTGATAAAAAGGGACAATGTACACTAAAATCCACAAAGAGAGAAAACATTATGAAAGCAAAGAATCCATACAGGCGATACCAACTAGTTGGGATTAAGGCTTAGTTGTTGTTACTACACTTACATTAGGTTTGGACCGTTTGGTATAAGGAGATTTTTATGCGAATTAGAGATTTGTATATCTCAGATGGTTCGGGCGTGTGCAGAGGAGAAGCcttgatgcaccggtgaggaggtatgagcggttggccgtggtgggtgcgagaagaggtagagggagacctaagaagtattggggagaggtgatcaggacATGGTACGACTGCAGatttctgaggacatggcccttgataggaaggcctggaggtcaagcattagggttgtaggataGGGGTAGTAAAGCTTTCCTTACTTCATACCGGGGGTGAGGCGAGGTTGGATTAGGGTTGATCTTAGATGGCTTGCAGTTTATGTTGAACCCATACTATTCTTGTTGTTTATCTTAGCCTTGGGCCTTAGATTCtggttactgttattgcatgtcattcatCTATAGGTTTTTATGCTTATGTTACTATTACGGTTACTactggagttactaatgaattctcttttcttgtttcttattttattttcatctttctgtatcggaaacaacctctctgcccctatcggggcaggggtaaggtctgcatacacattaccctccccagaccccactatgtgggattttactgggtagttgttgttgttgttgtatatctcTGTAAAGATAAGTTTGTGACTTAGAGAACCTCCAATTCTATAAAACTCCTAAGTTTACTTAAAGGACAAATTCTTTAGTGTTAGAATGAAATGGAACTAAATAGAGCGAAATGGAATCTTGCTAATTTGCGTTGAGGCATAGTTGATTGATTGGTTGATAGTGAAACTTAACGAACATCTAGAGGAGGTAAAAGAAAATGTCTAGGACAATCCTTAACATAAGTTCTTCTTTATATTAATAAAGAGGCCAATCTTCGTAAGGAGAAGAACATAATGAAGTTAAGACAAGACAAATACCTGCAAAATAAGAAGCTTCATTTCTGGTGTCATGCACGTAACTCCGACATGACGCTTCTCTTTGCATAATGTACAAAAACTATAGAAGCATTTTGCACATTGGGCATGCTCATCTTCATCCTCGATACATATTGTTTCGCATCTTGGGCAGTAGCACACATCAGACATTGATTCCAACGTTTTCTGTAACATCATTGATTCCCAACGTTCAAACTCCACTTCACCGAGTAACCGCTTTAGCAAACCCGGAGGAATCATACCTCCACATTTTGCCTCAGGGCACAGAAGCTTACTGATTGTACCTTCCTTGACATGCATATCGGAGTAAGTTTTCATGCAACTCCAGCAGAAAAAGTGTTGACATGGCAACCTCACAAACTCCATACCTGATAAAAACAAAAGTTTCAGAACCCACTTATCACTTGAGAGGTTATTGGATATCCAATTTCCTATATGTTCACGCCTAATGTGTACATACAAGAGAGGGGAAGAAGCGGGTATATCTCTCTCTGTGTGTTCACATATTTTCTAAAACTGAAAATGCACGCATTCGTACACAGAACAGGATGGATCCTATGATGGGAAGAATAACTGTAAGAATCAAGTTAAACCACAGAATGAGCAGAGATAATAATAGAATGTCGTTTTATTTGTTTTCCTCACACAACAACCAAGGAGATACAACGGTAATGAATATTAAAGATAAGCATCTGAATACACAACCTTATCTTCCTTGTAGAAATAGAAACATCAGAGAAACGCGGAAGAGTCTGAACTGGTTACACTTCCGAAGGTGGCAAAACAGGCAGCAAATGTTCCATACCATTCATGAAGAAGATTCTCCTTGTTACTAAGCTAATGAAAAAGGACTGATCAAAAAGTGGAATCGTAAGTAAACTTCCTCCTTAACTTGATCGGATCACACACTTGCCCTCAATGATTGGACTGAAACCTTGTCGATTAACTTTTGGACTCaagtttattttttaaattccaggGATATTACGGCTTTTTACAATATACTATTATAAACAAAATAAAGCATAAGATTTCGAAAATACCAGGAAATTCGCTGAAACATATGCAACACTGATGAATGTTTCTACGGAAATTCTCATGGCGTTGTTCCTCGTCATAGTTCTTGAGTGAGGGGATATCAACCTCTGGTGAGACAGTTCCTGAAATTGCTCGGCAATCTCCAATATGACTCTTGGCACAAAAACCTAACTTTATTTCTTGATCAAACTgaaaatgagaaagagaagagCTATGCAACCACTCCACCCACTGGTATATAACCTCTTGACCTAATTGATCCTTCCAGATTGAATCAAGCATAGAGCAAAGAGAGGAAATTTTTGCCAAATCCAACCACTGGACAGAGATTGTAAAGTGAGGAGCAAGATGGCTCGGATATGATTTAGGTAATAAACACGTTAACACAATTGGTGGTAAATGCTCAACTTTGAAGGAGTATGAGCACTCAGATGAACTATCCTCTGGTATTCCTAGAGCACCAGAGGAACTTAAATTTACAAACACCGTCAGCTCATCAGGAACTTCAATATGTATATGAATCTGCAAATTAGCACAAAATGAGCTTTGGTTTTTCAGAGTAAAGCATAGTTTATGAGTTTATCAAGGCACTACAATACCTGAAAAGATCGTAGGCCATTTTGTCTATCAAGAATGAAGACATTGTCACCATAAATTGATTCCAGCACTAGTAACTGCAAAGAACCATCTATAATGTCAAAATGTGCTTTAAataaacaaatgaaaataaaGATGGAGAGGGAGATACAGAGAAGAGGATTTATATTTTCTTGACAATTAATTATCTCAGTACACCACAATACTGCACACTCTAACACCAAGAGAACACTCGCACAAGTTAAGTTCACATCAGTGTTTtcaaaggcgaaaagcgcaaaaaagctCCAAGGTACATCGGGGCTTTAAGCGCAAATAAAACGTggactttaaaaaaaaaaaaaggtgcaAATGgagaaaaaatataaatatgCATGTGTAATCCAAGACTGATAGTTATAAGCATGAATAACAAATATATGGataaaaaatgatttttcttaCAATAAAGTAAAATATCACTTGTTTAGGTTTGCCTCTTTAGGATTACGCTCATTGGCAAGGAAAAGTATGCCTTAGAGCGTTGATGACAACACTGAAGAGTCCGCTAGCAAGGCGAAGAGCTCAACATGTTTTAAGCCTCGCTTTAGGGCTTAACCGCGCTTTAAGCACGCCTTTGACAACACTGGTTCACATTAGCCATATCTCCACAAACGTTTAAATtacaaatgaaaaagaaaaagaaacaatttCCCTCTCACACAAGATTATTCAACTATTTGTCATATACTAGCCCAACCATAAGAAACCAAGGACATGCTAATGCAAGATGCAATTTTTTAACCATCTTCCACTCATTTCAAATTGAATAATGACAAGGTTCGTTATAACATTTCCACATCAGATACTACTTCACTGCATTGAAATCCGGAAACCTATACCACACTGTGAGAGGCTAGCTGTGAAGGAAGATATTTGATTAGACATGGAGTTTAACATGCTAATCTAACTTGTACTGCCTCTGTCCCAATTTAAGTGATACTCTTTCATTTTTAGTCTATACCAAAACAAAATGATAtctttttatatttggaaaaattttaactttaaactttcaATTTTACCCTTAATGGGATGATTTATAGCAATACAAATAACTATGGCTTGTTTTCGACGACAACTATTTGTTCATATACTAGACAACCATAAGAAACCAACGAAATGCTAATGCACGAAGCCCAACCTCCCACTCATTTTGAGTCGCACAGTGACATGGTTCGATTATAGCATTTCTACATTAGAGACTACTCTCACTGCATTGTAAACCTTAAACCTACACCACAATGTGAGAGGCCTGGCAACGAAAGACGGTACTTCCTTTGTGACGGTATTTGACTGCACGTGGAGTTCAACAAATTTTTTTATGATAGTGGTATCCGTACCAGCATGCACCTTGACTACTCTATCGGGTACCCGCTACCTCCCACCAGTAGAAATACCAGGCATAGGCAGGAGGACAAGATTTGAACCTGAGACGTATGGTTCTCCTCCCACTTTATTGACCACTAGGCTACACCCTTAAGTGCGAGTTTAGCAGGCCAATTTGACATACCGTACATATTTAGTAATAATAATTATAAAGTATAAAATTTATAGTCGAAAGACAtcaaagtttaaatttttaataaagGAATATAAGGTTTTACCTCATCTTCCTGAGCTTGATCATTGATTCTAAGCTGTTCAGCCGATAACTCGGGCTCCTCAGCACTCAATTGCAGCTCCTCTAGCCTTCTCCAAATACAATCAACATCATTATTATACAAAACAGACCCCTCAAATTTCTCTACACTATCACCACTATTTTCCAAAACAGGCCCCTCAACTTTCACTTTCTCTACACTTTCACCACTCTTTTCTTCCTCTTTAACACTTTCTTGTTTTACAATATCTACTTCATCCTCTTTCTTCTCAAAGTTTCCATTAACCACATGAGCACGCCGAATCTTGGATACCCTTTTGGAATTTTTGTGATTCTGAGGGTTTTTTGGGTCTTTTGGAATAAACTCTGAAATGGGTTCTTGTTTTGAAACTTCTATTGGATCAATTGGATTTTGATTGAGAGGAGATTTGATTACCCAATTTTGATTATTGAATTGGCGACGAGAATAATGAGTTGGTTTTGATCCTTTGCGACTTCCCTTTGAACTTGACATGGAGGAAAAATAAGCTTTAATTTTACCAGCAAAAAAATAGTTGAATTGGTGGCAGAGGGGCGGAGTGAAACACAAGGCGGTTGGTATTTTATAGTATTCTGAGCCTGACAGTTGAGGAAAACGGCTGTTTTTTGGGTGTCTGCTCCTCAAACCTTTTGCCCGACGAGGTTCAATGTGTCATTTTAAGCAAATCAATTTGGTCTAAAATAGCACGGAATTAGGATTTTTATAATATAAACAAGTAAATATAGGGGCGAACATATAACAGGTTTGAATTAGGTGATGGTAAATAGAGGCGGAGCCACATTTTAATTTTATGGGTTTTGAATTTTAGAATAATAATTTTAAGAGCTATTAACTAGGttttaaatttaatatttgtatgtatttaataaattttttaagaTAAATACAATGTTTGAGCAAAAAGTATTGGTTCGGCCGAACCCGCATTCAGCCTTCTAGCTCCGCTACTGATTGTAAATAGTTGATAAGCTTAAAGTGCTGAAAAGTACTTTTAAATGCTGAAACTTATTTTTTAAATACGTATTTGCGTGTCTGGGTAGAATTATTAAATTGATAATAAGCAGTTGATGTCTTTGATGAtaagctattttttttttaataaaatgattAAAATACTCTTAAACTTTACCAAatcttataaataaataaaaactgtAAAGAAAAGGGTGAACAACGAATATGGAATGAagagaaaaatttgaaaatttattttgggaaaagtaTTTCGTGAATTACACATTATTATTAAGGTGAAATAGTAAAAGTTTTGGTTAAACTAAAAGTGCTTGTAAGGTAAAAACCCATAAGTTGGAGGTGACAAACTTATGACTTATGGTTGATTTTAGCTTATATGTACTTAGCTCATAAGCACTTTGAGTGTTTACAAAATTCATAGAGGATTCATCTTAACGCATAACTTCCCGTACAATGAGTTAAACATAAAAAATCTTAAAAGTTGAACACATTAAATTTAAATTCTAAATTCACATTTAAGTAAACACACGAataagttaaaaaaaatttaacatatagtatatatacataagaaAATATTCAATCTTATTTGcacattttaataatttttaaaatttgaaatatgTTTATTGTACCACGCACGAACTCTTCAATTGTGGTTGTGTTGCTTCCAAGCAATAAGATTACTGGCTAAACGAACTACTTTTGACGAAATGCCCTGCTCTATAGAGTGGTTGTTTGCATATCAGTTGTTAGCAAGAATGGAATCAAATATTTATAgctacattattattattattattattattattattattaattgtattttttttattttgcaccGGGAGTCCGAGTCTCTTAGAGCCCCGACTAATCCCGGGGGTGCACAAGCCCTCGGTAAGGAGTTTCCCGCAAGTGCAccacggttaattcaggttttacccagtccgatggcccccagaaattgtttgcacccagtGAGTTTCGAACTTGACACCTTGAAAGGGAGCAAACCCCAAGACTCAAGTCAATTATCACCAGGCCAACCCCCGAGGGTTTACTATGAAATATTTAAAAAtcataaattttaaataaaatatagATATAAAATATCATTATAGCacgcttctttttttctttaacaaCTTGTTTGAATGGGTGTTGCATGTaacgtattgtattgtattgtaatgcttgtattatattgtttaataaatataataTTTTGATGAGAAATATATTGAAAATTTCAACGTTTATAAATTTTGGAAAAGAGGTCTTTCGGGCTAGGCTAGAGGAATCTCTCTTTCGTCTCAGTAGTATTCGATTGCAGTGGCACCTCCAGAAATTTGTGATTATTTATATTATACGTGTCAAAGAGACTTTACATCTTTTACTCGCACATTTAGTTGTCTAAATTTGCTAACTACATTTAAAAAAGAAAACATTTCAAAGAGTTTTCTAACTATTTCAAGAAATTGGCTGATGACACCAAAAATGAAGATTAAAGAACATTTATTTAGACGAATTTTAGGACAAcgacaaaaaaaaactaaaaagtatATTAAAACTTATCAACATAGTTATTCTTCCAACTCGTAAATTGCCACTCGAGAGGCAATTTGGTATAATGCTTCACTGAATAATATTTTTCAATATCAATGTAAAAATGATAAACTATTCTTTCACTATTATAATTcattaaacttttttttttaaaggatTGTTGGACAAGAAGATAGACGATTCTTTATTAGGATTTTTTCCTTCCTATGccatatatgaaactttattaccaaatatgtgTATAGTATCTAAATTATCCGCATAGTCCACATTTTTCCTATAATTTCTGTATCATTCGTTTATTATAAATTAATAGGGCAGAATCTTCCCTTAATAATGCGCGAAAAATCAGGAAAGAATCTTGGGATTGATTGATTCCTCAATTTTAGCTCGACAGATTAGGAATATTCAGCTACTATTAATAGTTTAAGAGTAAATCAGAATATTCTAAAAAGATTTGGCGTAAATCAGATCAAATCATATTCTTCTAGATATTTCTATTTAGGCGCgctacaattatggaagtaaatattcttccagatattttccaccattgatagccattaaaaagcttgaaagctttgaattcaaatttgggtttttaaaaattattatttgtttggattgggtattgttgaaaataatctggaatataatttggagtttatatctcaattttgaggggttttggtgaagaatagacttggttttgactgaatttcagattgaaactcgaagaagaacaAGACATTGCAGAAATtctagataaattgtagattatttgtattctgattgtagatgctttattttctgttttcacagataaaaaatgattaaaacttctacaaatcttctgaaaaaacgcaattatgtcaaaaatcccaattatgctacaattgaataggaattgggatattaaaattcaatgtacccagtttatagataatttgtagattttcaacatagattgtagtttaattgtagtataaatgtagtaattatgTAGAAACCCTTACAAATAATATTGCGTTATACATACTTAAACTGATTTGTTGTATCAAATGTGTGTATAAAGTGTGCGAAATCAAGAAACTCATATTAGAAATAGAAAAAGTAAAACAGAAGTAAAAATAAGAAATGGAGAATGGAGAAGTAGAGAACAGAGGAGTTTCCTCGTCGGAAACCGTCAACGGCGGCGAAGATGTATTTAGTTCAAATTTTGATCAATCTAACtatatctacaatttatctacaatttctgcaatatttcttcttcttcttcgagtttcaatctgaaattcagccaaaaccaagtttaaatcttcaccaaaacccctcaaatttgagatataaactccaaaacatattcccaattatttacaacaacactcaatcaaaacaaataatgatttttgaaaacccatatttgaattcaaagcttcaaagctttttaatggctgtcaatggtgaaATTGCTGCTCTCGGCTCTTTGAAGGTTTGTTCTTCTTTATTGAGAAAAATTGAAGCTAAAGGTAAATATGCgtatgaactttgaagatttgactttAATTTTGATGAACTTTGTTGTTCTTCATTAATGAACTTCAACTGGAGTAAAATGGAAAACCAACTTTGTTGAAGGGTTTCTTCAATTTTTTGTGAATTTAGAGGGAGAATTTGGTTTCACAAGATGGAAAATGGTAAAAAGAACGTGGGTATGGGTAAAACGTGGGTGAGACTGAGGGTTTAGTAGAGAGAAACGTGcagattcctttaattaaggagtaaaaaatgtacaattaattatacccttaattaattatggtatagaattggtaatttggtataTTATGTATAATTAAGTCAAACCTTAaatattgagggtaataaggtttcatatgtggcataggaatgtaaaaattccttctttatttgtttagatATTTAGCAAAGAGCCATTTTTAGAGATATCGGAGGAAATGACATTAGGTAGCCATATTTAAGTatgctatttaaaatatattcatactttataatatatttaaaaattagcTAAGTTGTTCAAACTTCAGGACATCGTGTTCTAAAGGTCGAAAATTGTCTCCATAAATTCGAATCTTATATTCTGGATTTTAAATTAGCAATTCAGAATTGAGGACACTTAATCCTAAATTCAAATTAGCAGCTCAAAATTTAGGACACTATGTCCTAAATTCTAAATTAGCAGCTCAAAAACTTAGGATACAAAAATTCAGAATACTTTGTTCTAAAGTTTGGGCGAAATTgttaatattttaatatattactATAAATTATGGATATATTTTAAACTACGAACTTAAAAGGTGTACTAGGGTTCaaactgaaaataaaaaataatgaaaaaatacCAACTATTTCTATTTATAAGTAGTTTGTTACAAAAATTGactaattcataaaatattactaatattagctaaagagctatttgtagcaaaaaaaaatttgaatttttgctttcttttgagtgagTATTATTAGAATAGATGGTTccatcttaaggagcttgaatctcagttttgggatgatttggtggagttttgaggtaAAAATTGCACGAGACGCCTTATTTGGTCCCCTCATTTAACATATACCCATTTTTCTAAAAAGTTTTAatgtgtacccactttttaaacaacttcagccctctTTCTCCTCCCCATTCTTCTcgttcattttcttcttcttctttcttccgttgttgttggtgctgctatgaaacttcagttcatagaTTACACTTTTCACCTGAGCTTGATGATTTAGTTTCAGTCCAAATTTGGAAGTTTATATATAACTATAGATTAGAATTTAAATGTGGTTTTAAACTATATATTAGATTATATTACTTGAAATCATATGAGTCCATTCATATCTGAAGGTTTTATGGGGTCCTCACAAACATGTGTTGAGTTTTCAGAGTACTTCACGATTTTGTCCTCATATTCAACTTATGGTAAGATTGTTGACATAT from Nicotiana sylvestris chromosome 12, ASM39365v2, whole genome shotgun sequence encodes the following:
- the LOC104247775 gene encoding uncharacterized protein, which encodes MSSSKGSRKGSKPTHYSRRQFNNQNWVIKSPLNQNPIDPIEVSKQEPISEFIPKDPKNPQNHKNSKRVSKIRRAHVVNGNFEKKEDEVDIVKQESVKEEEKSGESVEKVKVEGPVLENSGDSVEKFEGSVLYNNDVDCIWRRLEELQLSAEEPELSAEQLRINDQAQEDELLVLESIYGDNVFILDRQNGLRSFQIHIHIEVPDELTVFVNLSSSGALGIPEDSSSECSYSFKVEHLPPIVLTCLLPKSYPSHLAPHFTISVQWLDLAKISSLCSMLDSIWKDQLGQEVIYQWVEWLHSSSLSHFQFDQEIKLGFCAKSHIGDCRAISGTVSPEVDIPSLKNYDEEQRHENFRRNIHQCCICFSEFPGMEFVRLPCQHFFCWSCMKTYSDMHVKEGTISKLLCPEAKCGGMIPPGLLKRLLGEVEFERWESMMLQKTLESMSDVCYCPRCETICIEDEDEHAQCAKCFYSFCTLCKEKRHVGVTCMTPEMKLLILQERQNSSQLKDHQRHREKEMINEILSMKEIHRSAKQCPSCKMAISRTEGCNKMVCDNCGTYFCYRCNQKIEGYEHFREGKCELFQPEAIQMWEERINHRQVVGQIQAQIYANHGHPCPNCGQMNAKVGNNNHIFCWACQNHYCYLCRKNVKRSSQHYGPKGCKQHTAE